From a single Corynebacterium kroppenstedtii DSM 44385 genomic region:
- a CDS encoding NADP-dependent isocitrate dehydrogenase, whose translation MGTIIYTRTDEAPLMATYSLKPVVEAFASTAGVDVETRDISLAARTLAAFNDVLPEDQRVNDALAELGALAKTPDANIVKLPNISASVPQLKATIKELQAAGYELPDYPEEPSTDEERDARARYDSVKGSAVNPVLREGNSDRRAPKAVKNFARKHPHTMGEWSKDSKTNVSTMESDDFRHNEQSAVLENDDELRIQLVAPNGETTVLKESLPVLKGEIVDGTVLSAKALDTFLRAQVSRAKAEGVLFSVHLKATMMKVSDPVIFGHVVRAYFHDVFDKYGEELLAAGLNGENGLGAILEGLSDLDNGDEIKDAFEQALKDNAALAMVNSHKGITNLHVPSDVIIDASMPAMIRTSGHMWNADDEEQDTLAVIPDSSYAGVYQAVIDDCRENGAFDPTTMGTVPNVGLMAQKAEEYGSHDKTFVMPSDGKVQVVDKSGTVLMEHDVEANDIWRACQTKDIPVRNWVGLAVERARLSGMPAVFWLDPERAHDNNVRAKVEEYLKDEDTDGLDIQIMDPVAATKYSIDRIRKGEDTISVTGNVLRDYLTDLFPIMELGTSAKMLSVVPLIAGGGLFETGAGGSAPKHVQQLQEENHLRWDSLGEFLALAESFRFFARKDGNDRAGILADALDKATESVLEEGHSPSRKVNEIDNRGSHFYLALGWAKALAQQTDDADLAAAFKPIADALDEKKDQIAEELLSVQGSEVDLGGYYWPSDDKVNAVMRPSKTFNTIIDVLHR comes from the coding sequence ATGGGAACAATTATCTACACCCGTACCGATGAAGCGCCTTTGATGGCAACGTATTCGTTGAAGCCAGTGGTGGAAGCGTTTGCGTCAACCGCCGGTGTCGACGTCGAAACCCGGGATATTTCATTGGCGGCGCGCACCTTGGCGGCGTTCAATGATGTGCTGCCGGAGGACCAGCGGGTCAACGATGCGCTGGCCGAACTGGGTGCGCTGGCAAAGACCCCGGACGCAAATATTGTGAAGCTGCCGAACATTTCAGCGTCGGTACCCCAGCTCAAGGCGACGATTAAGGAGCTTCAGGCCGCTGGATACGAACTCCCGGATTACCCCGAGGAGCCGTCGACGGACGAGGAACGCGACGCTCGCGCCCGCTACGACTCGGTCAAGGGCTCTGCCGTTAACCCTGTTCTGCGCGAGGGTAACTCGGACCGTCGCGCGCCGAAGGCCGTCAAGAACTTCGCCCGCAAGCACCCGCACACAATGGGTGAATGGAGCAAGGACTCCAAGACCAACGTGTCGACGATGGAGTCGGACGATTTCCGGCACAACGAGCAGTCGGCGGTTCTTGAGAACGACGATGAACTGCGGATTCAGCTGGTCGCCCCGAATGGCGAAACCACCGTTCTTAAGGAATCCCTCCCTGTTCTCAAGGGCGAGATTGTCGACGGCACCGTGCTGAGCGCGAAGGCACTGGACACGTTCCTCCGTGCCCAGGTCAGCCGCGCGAAGGCGGAGGGTGTGCTGTTCTCTGTCCACCTGAAGGCAACCATGATGAAGGTATCGGACCCGGTGATCTTCGGTCACGTGGTCCGCGCCTACTTCCACGATGTTTTCGACAAGTACGGCGAAGAACTACTTGCCGCCGGCCTCAATGGCGAAAACGGTTTAGGCGCCATCCTTGAAGGCCTGTCGGATCTGGACAACGGCGACGAGATTAAGGACGCGTTCGAGCAGGCCCTGAAGGACAACGCTGCTCTGGCGATGGTGAACTCCCACAAGGGCATCACGAACCTTCACGTCCCGTCGGACGTCATTATCGACGCCTCCATGCCCGCGATGATCCGCACCTCCGGCCATATGTGGAACGCCGATGACGAAGAACAAGACACCTTGGCAGTCATTCCGGATTCGTCATATGCCGGTGTTTACCAGGCAGTTATCGACGACTGCCGCGAGAACGGCGCTTTCGACCCGACGACGATGGGCACCGTTCCGAACGTCGGGCTGATGGCTCAGAAGGCGGAAGAATACGGTTCGCACGACAAGACGTTCGTGATGCCGTCCGACGGGAAGGTGCAGGTCGTCGACAAGTCCGGCACCGTGCTGATGGAGCACGACGTCGAGGCCAACGACATTTGGCGCGCCTGCCAGACGAAGGACATCCCGGTGCGCAACTGGGTCGGCCTGGCCGTTGAGCGCGCACGCCTGTCGGGAATGCCGGCCGTGTTCTGGCTCGACCCGGAGCGCGCACACGACAACAACGTGCGTGCGAAGGTCGAGGAATACCTGAAGGACGAGGACACCGACGGCCTGGACATCCAGATCATGGATCCCGTCGCCGCCACGAAGTACTCGATCGACCGCATCCGCAAGGGCGAGGACACCATCTCGGTCACCGGCAACGTGCTGCGTGATTACCTGACCGATCTCTTCCCCATCATGGAGCTGGGCACGTCAGCAAAGATGCTGTCTGTGGTTCCGCTGATCGCTGGTGGCGGGCTCTTCGAAACCGGTGCGGGCGGATCCGCACCGAAGCACGTGCAGCAGCTGCAAGAGGAAAACCACCTGCGTTGGGATTCGCTGGGTGAGTTCCTTGCCCTGGCGGAATCGTTCCGCTTCTTTGCCCGCAAGGACGGGAACGATCGCGCTGGGATCCTTGCCGATGCGCTGGATAAGGCCACCGAGAGTGTGCTGGAAGAGGGGCATTCCCCGTCGCGTAAGGTCAACGAGATCGACAACCGCGGCTCGCACTTCTACCTCGCGTTGGGTTGGGCGAAGGCGTTGGCTCAGCAGACCGACGATGCCGATTTGGCTGCGGCTTTCAAGCCGATTGCCGACGCTCTCGACGAGAAGAAGGATCAGATCGCGGAAGAGCTGCTCTCTGTGCAGGGCTCCGAGGTCGACTTGGGCGGCTACTACTGGCCGTCGGATGACAAGGTCAACGCTGTGATGCGGCCGTCAAAGACCTTCAACACGATCATCGACGTCCTGCACCGGTAG
- a CDS encoding low temperature requirement protein A, translating to MSSSDVRTQDTRRPRFFLTPMRPRDPEQPHRAATVLELFFDLVFVVAVSTAGVQLHHALTEGHAGKGIGLYLMVFFTIWWAWMNFTWFVTSFDSDDWLYRLSTFVQMAGVLVLTAGIGDVFEDRDFSIMVIGYVIMRVAMGAQWLRASRAKGREGRSALTYAIGILSAQVLWVISAMVTSGRIPLWIFVMFVIVELSVPLVAEVTGGTPWHREHIAERYGLFTIIVLGESLLGSANAIIEALDEGEHIGQLIDVSIMTIVISAGIWWIYFYPRHTERLSNSSILLSVRWGYAHYLIFASAGAFSAGIEALVDYVTGSSELSYVAVSLAVTAPVAVFILAIWAVAHPGTPRIVRTVIPVGAVVTVASTWVPVPVAGVAVVIVAMVVVLVCNPVDGGDDADHEHEADQVCS from the coding sequence GTGAGCTCATCTGACGTGCGAACACAGGACACTCGACGCCCCCGCTTTTTCCTCACCCCGATGCGCCCGCGTGATCCTGAGCAACCCCATCGCGCTGCGACCGTTCTGGAGCTCTTCTTCGACCTGGTCTTCGTCGTTGCCGTATCGACGGCTGGCGTGCAGTTGCACCATGCCCTCACCGAAGGCCACGCGGGCAAGGGCATTGGCCTATATCTCATGGTGTTCTTCACCATTTGGTGGGCGTGGATGAACTTCACCTGGTTTGTCACCAGTTTCGATAGCGACGACTGGCTCTACCGCTTAAGCACGTTCGTGCAGATGGCGGGCGTGCTGGTCCTCACCGCGGGGATCGGCGACGTGTTTGAAGACCGCGATTTCAGCATCATGGTCATTGGCTATGTCATTATGCGCGTTGCCATGGGAGCGCAGTGGCTTCGCGCTTCTCGCGCTAAGGGACGGGAAGGCCGTTCGGCGTTAACCTACGCCATCGGAATCTTGTCGGCGCAGGTGCTGTGGGTGATCTCGGCGATGGTCACGTCGGGACGTATTCCCCTGTGGATATTCGTTATGTTCGTCATCGTGGAGCTGTCGGTTCCTCTGGTTGCCGAGGTCACGGGTGGGACGCCGTGGCACCGGGAGCATATTGCCGAGCGGTACGGCCTGTTCACCATCATTGTTTTAGGCGAGTCGCTGTTGGGTTCGGCCAATGCGATTATCGAGGCTCTTGATGAGGGCGAGCACATTGGTCAGCTGATCGATGTGTCGATCATGACCATCGTGATCAGCGCAGGTATTTGGTGGATCTACTTTTATCCACGGCACACGGAGCGGTTATCGAACTCGTCCATTCTGTTGTCTGTCCGATGGGGCTATGCGCACTACCTGATTTTCGCGTCTGCTGGTGCGTTCTCAGCGGGGATCGAGGCGCTCGTGGACTACGTGACGGGCTCGTCGGAGCTTTCTTATGTCGCTGTGTCATTGGCGGTGACTGCGCCGGTGGCAGTCTTCATCCTCGCGATTTGGGCGGTCGCGCACCCTGGGACTCCGCGAATTGTGCGGACCGTGATTCCGGTTGGTGCTGTGGTGACGGTCGCTTCCACCTGGGTGCCGGTGCCCGTCGCCGGAGTGGCCGTAGTCATTGTGGCGATGGTCGTTGTGTTGGTGTGTAATCCTGTCGACGGTGGCGACGACGCGGACCATGAGCACGAGGCCGACCAGGTCTGCAGCTGA
- the aspA gene encoding aspartate ammonia-lyase, with protein sequence MTSTDIITSAETHSQRAKSAQSFREETDLLGTLQVPADAYYGVHTLRAVENFQISRTNINHVPELIRGMVMVKKAAAIANREVHALPAKKAEAIIWACDQILDKHRGMDQFPIDVFQGGAGTSVNMNTNEVVANFALEYLGEPKGNYDVINPNDDVNMSQSTNDAYPTGFRLGLHFAIEQLANHVDALERAFLAKGNEFNDVMKMGRTQLQDAVPMSLGQEFRAFGNNLAEERSQLERAQSQLREMNLGATAIGTGLNTPAGYQAAVIRALSTVSGLDIKPARDLIEATSDTGAYVNAHSAVKRLAMKLSKICNDLRLLSSGPRAGLNEINLPERQAGSSIMPAKVNPVIPEVVNQICFKVFGNDVTVAMAAEAGQLQLNVMEPVIAQCAFESVRFLVRACTTLRTRCVIGITANETVCRRYVDNSIGIITYLNPLIGHHWGDVIGKEAAQTGRSVRDLVLEKGLLDRDTLDDVLSHHNLLSPSFHGKLYNGVEED encoded by the coding sequence ATGACCTCGACGGACATTATTACGTCGGCGGAAACGCACTCGCAGCGGGCGAAGAGCGCGCAGAGTTTTCGTGAGGAAACCGACCTACTGGGCACTCTGCAGGTTCCCGCCGACGCCTACTACGGTGTGCACACGCTGCGCGCGGTCGAGAATTTCCAGATTTCGCGGACGAACATCAATCACGTTCCGGAGCTCATCCGCGGCATGGTGATGGTCAAGAAAGCCGCCGCCATCGCGAACCGCGAAGTCCACGCGCTACCAGCCAAAAAGGCGGAGGCGATTATCTGGGCTTGCGATCAGATTCTCGACAAACACCGCGGGATGGATCAGTTTCCTATCGACGTGTTCCAGGGCGGGGCGGGCACGTCCGTGAATATGAACACGAATGAAGTCGTCGCGAATTTCGCGCTCGAATACCTGGGGGAGCCGAAGGGTAATTACGACGTTATTAATCCAAACGACGACGTCAATATGTCCCAATCGACGAATGACGCTTACCCAACCGGTTTCCGTTTAGGTTTGCACTTCGCGATTGAACAATTGGCGAACCATGTCGACGCTCTGGAACGCGCATTCCTGGCCAAGGGAAATGAATTCAACGACGTTATGAAAATGGGGCGGACGCAATTACAAGATGCCGTCCCCATGTCATTAGGACAAGAATTCCGTGCGTTTGGAAACAATTTGGCGGAAGAGCGGAGTCAGCTGGAACGTGCTCAAAGCCAACTACGTGAGATGAACCTGGGCGCGACGGCCATCGGCACCGGCCTGAACACTCCTGCGGGGTATCAAGCAGCGGTGATCCGCGCACTAAGCACAGTGTCTGGCCTGGACATTAAGCCCGCCCGCGACCTGATCGAGGCAACCAGCGACACGGGCGCGTATGTCAACGCGCACTCGGCCGTCAAACGTCTGGCAATGAAATTATCGAAGATTTGCAATGATTTGCGTCTTCTGTCGTCGGGGCCGCGTGCCGGGTTAAACGAAATTAATCTCCCCGAACGCCAGGCGGGCTCGTCGATTATGCCGGCGAAGGTTAACCCGGTTATTCCGGAAGTCGTTAATCAAATTTGTTTCAAAGTCTTTGGAAACGACGTCACCGTCGCGATGGCTGCGGAAGCCGGACAATTGCAGTTGAACGTGATGGAACCGGTGATCGCGCAATGTGCGTTCGAATCGGTGCGGTTCCTCGTGCGGGCCTGCACGACGCTGCGCACCCGCTGCGTCATCGGAATCACCGCTAACGAGACCGTTTGCCGCCGTTATGTAGACAATTCGATCGGAATCATCACGTATCTGAACCCGCTGATCGGCCACCACTGGGGCGATGTGATTGGTAAAGAAGCGGCTCAGACCGGCCGATCCGTGCGCGACCTCGTTCTGGAGAAAGGGCTGCTGGATAGAGATACGCTTGACGATGTCCTCAGCCATCACAACCTACTGAGCCCCAGCTTCCACGGAAAACTATACAACGGGGTCGAGGAAGACTAA
- a CDS encoding DNA-3-methyladenine glycosylase, with protein MGFPPDLFFHPADIVAPYVLGSTLRRGPVALMITEVEAYLGEADPASHASRGPTPRCATMFGPPLHLYVYASYGIHRAGNVVCCPEGVASGLLLRAGRVIDGYDVVRSRRGDRPEDDGLARGPGNVGSALGLDLHLDGMPIVVDDGVGTAGEPDAQADVDAHVVDVGNPEAPELRLSRARDEDDIAPYVTGPRIGISKNKEAPLRFWIPGDRSVTPPRGCPRRPTG; from the coding sequence GTGGGGTTTCCGCCGGACTTGTTTTTCCATCCCGCGGACATTGTCGCCCCGTACGTCTTGGGGTCGACGCTTCGCCGCGGCCCGGTCGCGCTGATGATTACTGAGGTCGAGGCGTACTTGGGGGAAGCCGATCCCGCGTCACATGCTTCTCGGGGGCCGACGCCACGCTGCGCGACAATGTTCGGCCCACCGCTGCATCTCTACGTTTATGCAAGCTACGGCATTCATCGTGCGGGCAATGTGGTGTGCTGCCCCGAAGGCGTCGCGTCGGGGCTCTTGCTGCGGGCCGGGCGCGTTATTGATGGTTACGACGTCGTTCGATCTCGACGAGGTGACCGCCCCGAGGACGATGGCCTCGCCCGGGGGCCGGGGAATGTGGGATCCGCGCTGGGCCTAGATCTTCATCTCGACGGGATGCCCATCGTCGTCGATGATGGCGTTGGGACGGCGGGTGAGCCCGATGCACAGGCGGATGTCGACGCCCACGTGGTTGACGTCGGCAATCCCGAAGCTCCCGAGCTGCGGCTGAGCCGTGCCCGCGATGAGGACGACATTGCCCCTTATGTCACGGGCCCGCGGATCGGGATCTCGAAGAACAAAGAGGCGCCGCTACGGTTTTGGATTCCTGGGGATCGTTCAGTGACTCCGCCTCGAGGCTGTCCACGCAGACCAACCGGCTAG
- a CDS encoding exodeoxyribonuclease III, with product MSGMPPHSAPIKPNDDNTPGHRNSFAASAGSFADASLTVASINVNGIRAAVKHRSEENLGFHEWLKNANVDVVLLQEVRASEKQAEDALKPALDHGWSLTVAPAASRGRAGVGILSMYPVDDVEIGIPDFEDAGRWIEGTIHAGGGLGDVRLASLYLPSGGWNEKQDEKYAFLDSLAPVLEQRAGQYDKMLVAGDWNICHRREDLKSWKGNRKKAGFLPDERAFMDSIFGPGPGVTVSEINDATEAPRGVTLSDGRRQGNAGAIGDFFASKDYQPSAASFRGPAKDPKWVDVQRSFHEDEEGPYSWYTWRGQAFDTGAGWRIDVHAATRSLAERAVAARTDVADTYDLRWSDHSPVVVGFK from the coding sequence ATGTCCGGCATGCCTCCCCACAGTGCGCCGATAAAACCCAATGATGACAACACCCCTGGACACCGGAATTCGTTTGCCGCGTCCGCCGGATCATTTGCCGACGCCTCGCTGACTGTCGCGTCGATTAACGTGAATGGAATTCGTGCGGCGGTCAAGCATCGGTCGGAAGAGAACCTCGGCTTCCATGAGTGGTTGAAGAACGCGAACGTGGATGTTGTGCTCTTGCAAGAGGTGCGGGCGTCGGAAAAGCAGGCCGAGGATGCTCTCAAACCTGCCCTCGACCATGGATGGTCGCTTACCGTAGCGCCGGCGGCAAGTCGTGGTCGCGCCGGGGTGGGGATCTTGTCGATGTACCCCGTCGACGACGTCGAGATCGGTATTCCCGATTTTGAGGATGCAGGCCGCTGGATTGAGGGGACGATTCACGCCGGTGGGGGATTAGGCGATGTGCGTCTCGCGTCTTTGTACCTCCCGAGTGGCGGGTGGAACGAAAAACAAGACGAAAAATACGCTTTTTTGGACTCTCTTGCCCCCGTGCTGGAGCAGCGGGCCGGCCAGTACGACAAGATGCTCGTCGCCGGGGACTGGAACATTTGCCACCGTCGAGAGGACCTGAAGAGCTGGAAGGGCAACCGCAAGAAGGCCGGCTTTTTGCCTGATGAGCGCGCATTTATGGACTCCATTTTCGGTCCGGGCCCCGGTGTGACGGTCTCTGAGATCAATGACGCGACCGAGGCGCCCCGTGGCGTGACCTTGAGCGATGGGCGACGGCAGGGCAACGCCGGCGCTATTGGTGATTTCTTCGCCTCCAAGGACTACCAACCGTCCGCAGCGAGCTTCCGGGGGCCGGCGAAAGATCCGAAATGGGTTGACGTTCAACGCTCATTCCACGAGGACGAAGAAGGCCCCTACAGCTGGTACACCTGGCGCGGTCAGGCTTTTGACACGGGTGCCGGGTGGCGTATCGACGTCCACGCGGCGACACGGAGTCTGGCTGAGCGGGCGGTCGCTGCCCGCACCGACGTCGCTGATACCTATGATCTTCGCTGGTCGGACCATTCGCCCGTCGT
- a CDS encoding TetR/AcrR family transcriptional regulator, with translation MRADATASRAAIIDAAWQGFATNGPDISLRSIAQDAGVGIATLYRHFPTREDLFVGVAEEMVARFKAVCDQYVDAPSWDEDPATTWSAFIADDYELRMGALVAQIAEKIAVSPELYDRITALRTKALSQVEPVLNRAKNAGLVRPEISPAQFQMGVGLLSRPLPATLEQLEPGFSSWLLDTFARGIAP, from the coding sequence GTGCGTGCAGACGCGACTGCCAGCCGTGCCGCCATCATTGACGCTGCGTGGCAAGGTTTTGCCACCAACGGTCCAGATATTTCACTGCGGTCCATCGCACAGGATGCTGGGGTTGGCATCGCTACCCTCTACCGGCACTTCCCTACACGCGAGGACCTCTTTGTGGGCGTCGCCGAAGAAATGGTGGCCCGGTTCAAAGCAGTGTGTGATCAGTACGTTGACGCGCCGTCCTGGGATGAAGATCCGGCCACTACATGGTCAGCTTTCATTGCCGACGATTACGAATTACGAATGGGCGCTTTGGTGGCACAAATAGCTGAAAAGATCGCTGTGTCGCCTGAACTTTATGATCGGATTACAGCTTTACGCACGAAGGCTTTGAGTCAGGTGGAACCCGTACTGAATCGCGCTAAAAACGCTGGGCTGGTTCGCCCAGAAATCAGCCCAGCACAGTTCCAAATGGGAGTGGGCCTTCTGAGCCGGCCTCTTCCAGCCACGTTGGAGCAACTCGAACCGGGCTTTTCCTCATGGTTACTGGACACCTTCGCGCGGGGAATAGCGCCCTAG
- a CDS encoding ABC transporter permease, whose amino-acid sequence MAMNSGSTEVTTKSAQATTHATNTTESTTNQAPNNATNEASTNTSKTTEHTSAGKVVGIVLGLPAIVTLMLLSFLAPAVNSGAKDLPLAVSGPDQAVNQLTQNMEHNEPGVFEIKHVDDAKQVVHDREAIGGIALGQPTAGPNGTPVPTAEVITATGAGTTYLQVMNGVTQTLTAQGAQVTTTDVAPPASGDEHGTAFATLALPMAFGGMISAVVLSTQVRGGRTRRFLACGAFAIIAGFILAAVMRFGFDVVDGSYWEIVGTLSLAIVGVSMFVLGMESKFGYAGLGIGAVFVMFLSNPLSGMQTGPDWLPSPWGTIGQFLPLGAAGSALRSVGFFDGAGWATHGIVLACWALLGIALAGWSAWTASRRSH is encoded by the coding sequence ATGGCAATGAACAGCGGTTCCACGGAGGTGACCACCAAGAGCGCCCAGGCCACCACACACGCCACTAACACCACGGAATCCACCACGAACCAGGCACCTAACAACGCCACCAACGAGGCGTCGACAAACACGTCGAAAACCACTGAACACACGTCGGCTGGAAAAGTAGTGGGTATTGTGCTCGGCCTCCCCGCCATCGTCACCCTCATGCTGTTGTCCTTCTTGGCACCGGCAGTGAATTCCGGTGCGAAAGATCTCCCGCTCGCTGTCAGCGGGCCGGACCAGGCGGTTAACCAACTCACTCAAAACATGGAGCACAACGAGCCCGGGGTGTTTGAGATCAAACATGTTGACGACGCCAAACAGGTCGTTCACGACCGCGAGGCCATCGGAGGCATCGCGCTGGGACAGCCGACGGCCGGCCCCAACGGCACCCCTGTTCCCACTGCCGAGGTGATTACCGCGACAGGTGCCGGAACTACATATCTCCAGGTCATGAATGGGGTCACCCAAACGCTCACGGCGCAAGGTGCCCAGGTCACCACCACAGATGTGGCCCCGCCAGCTTCCGGCGACGAACATGGAACCGCCTTCGCTACTCTGGCGCTCCCGATGGCGTTTGGCGGCATGATCTCCGCAGTCGTCCTGTCTACCCAGGTCCGCGGAGGACGCACTCGCCGATTTCTCGCCTGCGGGGCGTTCGCCATCATCGCTGGCTTCATCTTGGCCGCTGTGATGCGCTTCGGCTTCGACGTCGTCGACGGAAGTTATTGGGAAATCGTGGGCACATTATCGCTGGCCATCGTCGGTGTTTCGATGTTCGTACTCGGCATGGAGTCCAAGTTCGGCTACGCGGGATTGGGCATTGGCGCTGTGTTCGTCATGTTCCTGTCGAACCCGCTCTCCGGCATGCAAACGGGCCCTGATTGGCTGCCTTCGCCATGGGGAACCATCGGACAATTCCTCCCCTTAGGCGCTGCCGGCTCAGCACTACGTTCGGTCGGATTTTTCGACGGCGCCGGGTGGGCTACCCACGGCATCGTGCTGGCCTGCTGGGCTCTGCTAGGAATAGCGCTAGCCGGTTGGTCTGCGTGGACAGCCTCGAGGCGGAGTCACTGA
- a CDS encoding MFS transporter produces MPVGSLIRRAVDVFRDYMDADNYIIAPRALTEPVATGDAHAPEGMEASDERESGREFGDASGAPQEPYATLVHQSLSIDIDDHPQAHGNGYSLDDAGDDEHGAATHGTAEDKAARKAAKAQQRRDNRARRAQARKEVVAKSTQASKKAVAKTAHSSRAAAAKTAHTSRAVAAKTAHTSRAAAVKTGQASRHAYNSSKQVVVERMPERKPIPRQTEMGSRRALFALIALSIGGFGIGTTEFVSMGLLKYIGADYGISDGAAGRIVTAYAMGVVVGAPLITALTGKIPRRRLLLLLMGAFTVGNGLSVFAPNYPFLIAARFIAGIPHGAFFGVSSLVAVSLSKPGKRGQAIAIVNLGLPIATLIGVPLAQAIGQAMSWHYAYAMVSLIGLATLVSIWIALPHMTLMLTTNPLTELSALIKPQVLLTLLMGTVGFGGMFAVYTYISWTMTEVAGLPASLMWIVLMSYGVGMIIGTWFGGKLVDYNPERGIFFSLIVMMVILTAFFFTSHNPWLGTINFALIGMSGSLLTPNLQSRLMDTAGEAQNLASALNQSALNLANAGGAMVGGWVVSAGFGYSSGGLAGALMALLSMIVWAPTALVRKRSTASVQHVKAPAS; encoded by the coding sequence ATGCCTGTGGGGAGCCTCATCCGTAGAGCCGTCGACGTTTTTCGCGACTATATGGACGCAGACAACTACATCATTGCGCCACGCGCATTGACCGAGCCTGTTGCTACGGGAGATGCCCATGCGCCGGAGGGCATGGAGGCGTCCGACGAGCGTGAATCGGGGCGTGAATTTGGCGACGCGTCGGGGGCTCCTCAAGAGCCGTACGCAACGCTGGTCCACCAGTCGCTGAGTATCGACATCGATGACCACCCGCAGGCCCACGGCAACGGATACTCCCTTGACGACGCAGGTGACGACGAGCACGGCGCTGCCACGCACGGCACCGCAGAGGACAAAGCCGCCCGCAAGGCGGCGAAAGCGCAGCAACGTCGCGATAACCGAGCCCGCCGCGCTCAGGCGCGCAAAGAGGTTGTGGCAAAGAGTACGCAGGCGTCGAAGAAAGCAGTCGCGAAAACTGCCCACTCGTCGCGTGCCGCTGCAGCAAAGACGGCGCACACCTCGCGTGCCGTCGCAGCGAAAACCGCGCACACGTCCCGCGCCGCTGCTGTGAAAACGGGTCAGGCTTCACGCCACGCCTATAACAGCAGTAAGCAGGTCGTCGTGGAGCGCATGCCAGAGCGCAAACCGATCCCGCGGCAAACAGAAATGGGGTCCCGACGTGCCCTGTTCGCCCTGATCGCGCTCTCCATCGGCGGGTTCGGCATCGGTACCACGGAGTTCGTCTCCATGGGGTTGCTGAAGTACATCGGTGCCGATTACGGGATTTCCGACGGCGCCGCCGGACGGATCGTCACCGCCTACGCGATGGGCGTTGTTGTCGGAGCGCCGCTGATCACCGCTCTGACCGGCAAAATCCCCCGTCGGCGGCTGCTCCTCCTGTTGATGGGGGCGTTCACCGTCGGCAATGGTTTAAGTGTTTTTGCCCCGAACTATCCTTTCCTCATAGCGGCTCGGTTTATCGCCGGTATCCCACACGGCGCTTTCTTCGGGGTGTCCTCGCTGGTTGCGGTGTCCCTGTCCAAGCCTGGTAAGCGAGGCCAAGCAATCGCCATTGTGAACCTGGGGTTGCCGATTGCCACGTTGATCGGTGTTCCGCTCGCGCAGGCGATCGGCCAGGCGATGAGCTGGCATTATGCGTACGCCATGGTGTCGCTGATCGGGCTCGCCACCTTGGTCTCTATTTGGATCGCGCTGCCGCACATGACGCTTATGTTGACGACGAACCCGTTGACCGAACTCAGTGCGCTCATTAAGCCGCAGGTTTTGCTCACCTTGCTCATGGGCACGGTCGGATTCGGTGGCATGTTCGCCGTCTACACCTACATTTCGTGGACGATGACGGAAGTCGCTGGCCTGCCGGCAAGCCTCATGTGGATCGTGCTGATGTCTTACGGCGTCGGCATGATTATCGGCACCTGGTTCGGCGGAAAACTGGTGGACTACAACCCGGAGCGTGGAATTTTCTTCTCGCTCATCGTCATGATGGTGATTTTGACCGCGTTCTTCTTCACCTCCCATAACCCGTGGCTCGGCACCATCAACTTCGCGCTGATCGGGATGTCAGGATCGCTACTCACCCCGAACCTGCAGTCCCGGCTGATGGACACGGCCGGTGAGGCGCAGAACCTCGCATCCGCCCTCAACCAGTCCGCGTTGAACCTTGCGAATGCCGGGGGAGCAATGGTCGGTGGCTGGGTCGTGTCCGCCGGGTTCGGCTACTCCAGTGGTGGCCTGGCCGGTGCTCTCATGGCGCTGCTGTCCATGATTGTGTGGGCGCCCACCGCGCTGGTTCGTAAGCGATCAACCGCGTCGGTGCAGCATGTCAAGGCCCCAGCCAGCTAA